A single genomic interval of Candidatus Margulisiibacteriota bacterium harbors:
- the cas2 gene encoding CRISPR-associated endonuclease Cas2 — MMVLVSYDVMTSSTGGKKRLRRVAKACKNYGLRVQCSVFECNVDPAQWVALKQQLLEIIDIAKDSLRFYYLGSNWRTRVEHVGAKEVRDLEAPLII, encoded by the coding sequence ATGATGGTATTAGTAAGTTATGATGTTATGACCTCCAGTACGGGAGGAAAAAAACGCTTACGCAGAGTCGCAAAAGCGTGCAAGAATTACGGACTCAGGGTTCAATGCTCTGTTTTTGAGTGTAATGTTGATCCGGCCCAGTGGGTCGCTTTGAAGCAGCAACTGCTTGAGATCATTGATATTGCAAAAGATAGCTTGCGATTTTATTACCTTGGTTCTAACTGGCGAACCAGAGTAGAGCATGTAGGCGCAAAAGAAGTGC
- a CDS encoding subtype I-C CRISPR-associated endonuclease Cas1, with product MKKLLNTLFVTTQGAYLNKEGETVVVSVDKEKRLQLPILTLDGIVCFGQVSMSPYLMGFCAERNVTVSFLTEWGKFLASIHGKTAGNVLLRREQYRWADNLEQSALMARNMIIGKVANCRTVINRVLRDHKDKVNEPKLASVAKSMAYSIDQLRNCNDLDHIRGIEGDSAHNYFDTFNELITNKKACFRFDTRNRRPPLDIVNCLLSFVYTLLMHDIRSGLETVGLDPYVGFLHRDRPGRASLALDMMEEFRACIADRLVLSLINRGQIDEKGFTKSESGAVLMNDDTKKTVLSEYQKRKQEEITHPFLEEKVSVGLLFYIQALLLARYIRGDLDGYPVFLWK from the coding sequence ATGAAAAAGCTTCTCAATACTTTATTTGTTACAACTCAAGGCGCGTACCTCAACAAAGAAGGCGAGACTGTTGTTGTTTCTGTTGATAAAGAAAAAAGATTGCAACTGCCTATTCTGACGCTTGATGGAATAGTTTGTTTTGGTCAAGTCAGTATGAGCCCTTACCTGATGGGGTTTTGTGCAGAGAGGAATGTGACGGTTTCTTTTTTGACGGAATGGGGTAAATTTTTGGCTAGCATACATGGCAAGACTGCTGGTAATGTTCTGCTTAGACGTGAGCAATACCGCTGGGCTGATAATCTTGAACAGTCTGCATTAATGGCGAGGAACATGATTATAGGTAAAGTAGCTAATTGCCGGACTGTTATTAACCGGGTGTTACGTGACCATAAAGATAAGGTTAATGAACCGAAACTTGCCTCAGTAGCTAAATCAATGGCTTATTCAATAGATCAACTCAGGAACTGTAACGATCTTGACCATATCCGCGGTATAGAAGGGGACTCGGCTCATAATTATTTTGATACTTTTAATGAATTAATTACTAACAAAAAAGCTTGCTTTCGTTTTGATACTCGTAATCGTCGTCCGCCACTTGATATTGTTAACTGCTTATTATCTTTTGTTTATACCTTACTGATGCATGATATCCGGTCCGGACTGGAAACAGTAGGTCTGGATCCTTACGTAGGCTTCCTGCATCGTGATAGGCCTGGTCGGGCAAGCCTGGCCCTGGATATGATGGAAGAATTCCGGGCTTGTATTGCTGACAGATTAGTTTTGTCTTTAATTAATAGAGGACAGATAGATGAAAAAGGTTTTACTAAATCGGAATCCGGAGCTGTGCTTATGAATGACGATACAAAGAAAACCGTTTTGTCAGAATACCAGAAACGCAAACAGGAAGAGATAACTCACCCGTTTTTAGAAGAGAAAGTTAGTGTCGGACTATTGTTCTATATTCAGGCTCTTTTGCTGGCACGATATATTCGTGGCGATTTGGATGGATATCCTGTTTTTTTATGGAAGTGA